From a single Methylacidiphilum kamchatkense Kam1 genomic region:
- a CDS encoding D-alanyl-D-alanine carboxypeptidase family protein, whose protein sequence is MKNKNRLKLKLLFYVLFWAIPLLRSAMGEEAGFIEKNLQARAALVWDVDQKKDLFSRDADSQYYPASTTKIMTALITYEKTKLEGTVTIQSGDLGLSECPVVRFLPGEKYSVKSLLYAMLLSSSNEAAMALARHSGGTVMAFVDEMNKKARTLGCLHTHFQNPHGISYPGHMTCANDLRKIFEAFLAVPDLVKIAASPNYELLTVDGKPIQYLMSTNKLLDLYQGMVAGKTGWTPESRNTFVGLCQRKDKKLIIVILDSPNKWHDALVLLQPFLGGPLP, encoded by the coding sequence CCACTGCTTCGATCAGCCATGGGTGAAGAAGCTGGCTTTATTGAAAAGAATCTGCAGGCCAGAGCAGCCCTCGTATGGGATGTGGACCAAAAAAAAGATCTGTTTAGTCGCGATGCCGACTCACAGTATTATCCGGCAAGCACAACAAAAATCATGACTGCACTGATCACCTACGAAAAGACCAAACTGGAAGGGACCGTTACCATCCAGTCTGGAGACCTCGGTCTATCGGAATGTCCTGTGGTTCGCTTTCTGCCAGGAGAAAAATACTCGGTCAAAAGTCTCCTCTATGCCATGCTTCTTTCCTCGAGCAATGAAGCGGCTATGGCTTTGGCCAGACATTCCGGTGGGACTGTCATGGCCTTTGTCGATGAGATGAATAAAAAAGCAAGAACTCTAGGATGCTTGCACACCCATTTTCAGAATCCTCACGGGATTTCTTATCCAGGTCACATGACCTGTGCAAACGATTTGAGGAAAATCTTTGAAGCTTTTCTGGCTGTCCCAGACCTTGTAAAAATCGCTGCTTCTCCCAATTATGAACTATTGACTGTGGATGGTAAACCCATCCAATATCTCATGTCGACCAATAAACTGCTCGATCTTTATCAGGGTATGGTGGCTGGTAAAACTGGTTGGACCCCTGAATCCAGGAATACTTTCGTTGGGTTGTGCCAAAGAAAAGATAAAAAACTCATTATTGTGATCCTAGATAGCCCTAATAAATGGCACGATGCGCTTGTGCTCTTACAACCTTTTTTGGGAGGTCCATTGCCATAA